From Pandoraea norimbergensis, the proteins below share one genomic window:
- a CDS encoding cysteine dioxygenase family protein yields MTALVDRQPDEPTIVAEGRAALAALVADDTWLPEEFTRPDPARYTQYRLYVDPQARFSVVSFVWGPGQSTPVHDHTVWGLIGMLRGAEDSLPFIHSANGQLVSAGDPVRLSPGTVEAVSPSLGDIHQVRNAFDDCVSISIHVYGADIGRVERAVYLPDGTRRSFISGYANPDSPNLVAR; encoded by the coding sequence ATGACCGCGTTGGTCGATCGTCAGCCCGATGAGCCCACGATCGTGGCCGAGGGGCGCGCCGCACTGGCGGCACTGGTCGCCGACGATACGTGGCTTCCTGAGGAATTCACGCGGCCCGACCCGGCGCGTTACACGCAATACCGGCTCTACGTCGACCCGCAGGCCCGCTTCAGTGTGGTGAGTTTTGTCTGGGGGCCGGGGCAGTCGACGCCCGTGCACGATCACACGGTGTGGGGACTGATCGGTATGCTGCGCGGCGCCGAAGATTCGCTGCCGTTCATCCATTCCGCGAACGGGCAACTGGTGTCTGCCGGTGACCCCGTCCGGCTGTCGCCCGGCACCGTCGAAGCCGTCTCCCCCTCCCTCGGCGACATTCATCAAGTGCGCAACGCCTTCGATGACTGCGTGTCGATCAGCATCCACGTCTATGGTGCCGACATCGGCCGGGTAGAGCGCGCCGTGTACTTGCCGGACGGTACGCGCCGCAGCTTCATCTCCGGTTACGCCAATCCCGACAGCCCCAATCTCGTCGCGCGCTGA